From the genome of Impatiens glandulifera chromosome 9, dImpGla2.1, whole genome shotgun sequence, one region includes:
- the LOC124916694 gene encoding VQ motif-containing protein 10-like — MSAASTANDKLKVVYISTRYVETDPLSFKSVVQSLTGKKSSVDSWEEKNSTHSSDHSGAPEKRNKSVIGGNGSTSGGGGGGGGAMLETPGEFSCGDFSRALLEIPHSEELNSVYGDLLFNSQQQTWLTTNL; from the coding sequence ATGTCTGCAGCCAGTACTGCCAACGACAAGCTCAAGGTCGTCTACATAAGCACCCGTTACGTCGAAACTGATCCCTTGAGCTTTAAGTCGGTCGTTCAGAGCCTCACGGGCAAGAAATCTTCCGTTGATTCATGGGAGGAGAAGAATTCCACACACTCCTCCGACCACAGCGGCGCACCGGAGAAGAGAAACAAATCTGTAATCGGCGGCAACGGGAGTACtagcggcggcggcggcggcggcggaggagCTATGTTAGAGACGCCGGGAGAGTTTTCATGTGGAGATTTTAGTAGAGCTTTGTTGGAGATTCCTCACTCTGAGGAACTCAACTCCGTTtatggagatttgttgtttaaCTCTCAACAACAAACCTGGCTTACAACAAACttgtaa